One Bacillus amyloliquefaciens DSM 7 = ATCC 23350 DNA window includes the following coding sequences:
- the mutM gene encoding DNA-formamidopyrimidine glycosylase — MPELPEVETVRRTLTGLVKGKTIESADIRWPNIIKKPAEPEEFARQIAGETIRSIGRRGKFLLFHLDHYVMVSHLRMEGKYGLHQADEPDDKHVHVVFNMTDGTQLRYRDVRKFGTMHLFAPGEELTALPLSQLGPEPDDEAFTAAYLKERLAKTNRAVKTALLDQKAVVGLGNIYVDEALFRAGIHPETKANSLSDGQIKKLHTEIKDTLQEAIDAGGSTVRSYINSQGEIGMFQLRHYVYGKKDEPCKTCGTMISKIVVGGRGTHFCARCQKKS, encoded by the coding sequence GTGCCGGAACTACCAGAAGTTGAAACGGTCCGGCGCACTCTGACCGGTCTTGTGAAAGGGAAAACGATTGAATCGGCCGACATCAGATGGCCGAATATCATCAAAAAACCCGCCGAGCCGGAGGAATTCGCGCGGCAGATTGCAGGAGAAACAATCCGATCCATCGGGAGAAGGGGAAAGTTTTTGCTTTTCCATCTGGATCATTATGTCATGGTCTCCCATCTCCGGATGGAGGGGAAATACGGTCTTCACCAGGCCGATGAGCCTGACGATAAACATGTGCACGTCGTATTTAACATGACGGACGGAACACAGCTCCGCTACCGGGACGTCCGGAAATTCGGCACGATGCATTTATTTGCGCCGGGAGAGGAACTGACTGCATTACCGCTTTCACAGCTCGGGCCTGAGCCTGACGATGAAGCATTTACCGCCGCCTATTTAAAAGAGCGGCTCGCCAAAACGAACCGCGCGGTGAAAACCGCTCTGCTCGATCAAAAAGCGGTCGTCGGCCTCGGCAACATTTATGTCGATGAAGCTTTATTCCGGGCGGGGATTCATCCTGAGACAAAAGCGAACAGTCTGTCAGACGGGCAGATAAAAAAGCTCCATACAGAAATTAAAGACACCCTTCAGGAAGCGATTGACGCGGGCGGGAGCACCGTCCGGTCTTATATCAATTCCCAAGGAGAGATCGGAATGTTTCAGCTCAGACATTACGTATACGGCAAAAAAGATGAGCCGTGCAAGACGTGCGGCACGATGATTTCTAAAATCGTGGTCGGCGGAAGAGGTACGCATTTCTGCGCCCGATGCCAAAAAAAATCATAA
- the polA gene encoding DNA polymerase I, with translation MTERKKLVLVDGNSLAYRAFFALPLLSNEKGIHTNAVYGFAMILMKMLEDEKPTHMLVAFDAGKTTFRHSTFKEYKGGRQKTPPELSEQMPFIRELLDAYNISRYELPEYEADDIIGTLAVSAEKDGFEVKVFSGDKDLTQLATGKTTVAITRKGITDVEDYTPEHVEEKYGLTPLQIIDMKGLMGDSSDNIPGVPGVGEKTAIKLLKQFHSVEKLLDSIDEVSGKKLKEKLGEYKEQALMSKELATIMTNAPIEVKLEDLDYQGFDREQVVAIFKDLGFNTLLERLGEESGETAEEDFEDIDVETVEEITEDMLVSPSALVVEQIGDNYHEEPILGFSIVNETGLYYIPKETAIQSEAFKSWAEDESKKKWVFDSKRSVVALRWQGIELKGTEFDALLAAYIINPGNSYDDVASVAKEYGLNIVSKDEAVYGKGAKHAVPAEKELADHLARKAAAVNSLRDKLLHALKENNQLELYEDLELPLALILGEMESMGVKVDVERLKRMGEELRAKLKEYEEKIHDIAGEPFNINSPKQLGVILFDKLGLPVVKKTKTGYSTSADVLEKLADKHDIVAYILQYRQIGKLQSTYIEGLLKVTRKDSHKVHTRFNQALTQTGRLSSTDPNLQNIPIRLEEGRKIRQAFVPSEPDWLIFAADYSQIELRVLAHISKDENLIEAFTNDMDIHTKTAMDVFHVSEDEVTQAMRRQAKAVNFGIVYGISDYGLSQNLGITRKEAGAFIDRYLESFPGVKAYMEESVQEAKQKGYVTTLMQRRRYIPELTSRNFNLRSFAERTAMNTPIQGSAADIIKKAMIDMAAELKEKNLKARLLLQVHDELIFEAPKEEIKILEKLVPEVMEHALDLDVPLKADYASGPSWYDAK, from the coding sequence ATGACGGAACGAAAAAAATTAGTGCTTGTCGACGGAAACAGTCTGGCGTACCGGGCGTTTTTTGCATTGCCGCTTTTAAGCAATGAAAAAGGCATTCATACAAATGCCGTATACGGCTTTGCTATGATTTTAATGAAAATGCTGGAGGATGAAAAACCGACCCACATGCTGGTGGCTTTTGACGCGGGAAAAACGACTTTCCGCCACAGCACGTTTAAAGAATATAAAGGCGGAAGACAAAAAACGCCGCCGGAGCTTTCAGAACAGATGCCGTTCATCCGCGAGCTCCTTGATGCATACAACATCAGCCGCTATGAGCTTCCTGAATACGAAGCGGATGATATTATCGGCACGCTTGCCGTATCTGCTGAAAAAGACGGCTTCGAAGTAAAGGTATTTTCCGGAGACAAAGACTTAACGCAGCTTGCCACCGGAAAAACGACCGTTGCCATTACGAGAAAAGGCATTACCGACGTGGAAGATTACACGCCGGAGCACGTCGAAGAAAAGTATGGTCTGACACCTCTGCAAATTATTGATATGAAGGGATTAATGGGGGATTCATCCGATAACATACCGGGCGTTCCCGGCGTGGGAGAAAAAACCGCGATTAAGCTCTTAAAGCAGTTCCATTCCGTTGAGAAACTGCTTGATTCAATTGATGAAGTCAGCGGAAAAAAATTAAAAGAAAAGCTCGGGGAATATAAAGAACAAGCCTTGATGAGCAAAGAGCTGGCGACGATTATGACAAATGCGCCGATTGAAGTCAAGCTCGAAGATTTAGATTATCAAGGGTTTGACCGTGAACAAGTTGTCGCCATATTTAAAGACCTCGGTTTTAACACGCTTCTTGAACGGCTCGGTGAAGAAAGCGGAGAAACTGCGGAAGAAGACTTTGAGGACATCGATGTTGAAACGGTTGAAGAAATCACCGAAGACATGCTCGTTTCGCCGTCCGCTTTAGTCGTCGAACAAATCGGTGATAACTATCATGAAGAACCGATTCTCGGCTTTTCCATCGTGAATGAAACAGGCCTTTATTATATTCCGAAAGAAACAGCCATTCAGTCCGAAGCGTTTAAATCCTGGGCTGAAGATGAGTCGAAGAAAAAGTGGGTGTTTGACAGTAAACGCTCCGTCGTCGCTCTGCGCTGGCAGGGAATTGAGCTGAAGGGAACGGAATTTGACGCGCTTCTCGCGGCCTACATTATTAACCCGGGCAATTCGTACGACGATGTCGCGAGCGTTGCGAAAGAATACGGGCTGAATATCGTTTCCAAAGACGAAGCGGTTTACGGAAAGGGCGCAAAGCACGCCGTTCCGGCTGAAAAAGAGCTTGCCGACCATCTCGCGCGAAAAGCGGCTGCCGTTAACAGCCTCCGGGATAAGCTGCTGCACGCGCTCAAAGAAAATAATCAGCTTGAACTGTATGAAGATCTCGAACTCCCGCTTGCGCTGATTCTCGGAGAAATGGAATCTATGGGCGTTAAAGTGGATGTTGAAAGACTGAAGCGAATGGGTGAAGAGCTCCGCGCGAAACTGAAAGAATATGAAGAAAAAATCCATGACATCGCCGGTGAACCGTTTAACATCAATTCACCAAAACAGCTCGGCGTCATTTTGTTTGACAAGCTCGGCCTGCCGGTAGTGAAGAAAACAAAAACAGGCTATTCCACTTCAGCCGATGTGCTGGAGAAGCTTGCCGACAAACATGATATCGTCGCTTATATTCTGCAATACAGACAAATCGGCAAACTTCAATCGACCTATATAGAAGGGCTGCTGAAAGTCACGCGCAAGGATTCTCATAAGGTGCATACACGATTCAATCAGGCATTGACTCAAACCGGGCGCCTCAGCTCAACGGATCCGAACCTGCAAAACATTCCGATCCGGCTGGAGGAAGGGCGCAAAATCCGTCAGGCTTTCGTTCCGTCAGAACCGGACTGGCTTATTTTTGCCGCCGACTACTCACAAATTGAATTGAGGGTGCTTGCGCACATTTCTAAAGATGAAAATCTGATTGAGGCGTTTACGAATGACATGGATATTCATACAAAAACCGCAATGGATGTGTTTCATGTCAGTGAAGATGAAGTGACACAAGCGATGCGCCGCCAGGCAAAGGCTGTCAATTTCGGCATCGTTTACGGCATCAGTGATTACGGTCTGTCGCAAAACCTCGGCATTACCCGGAAAGAAGCGGGCGCTTTTATTGACCGCTACCTGGAGAGCTTCCCGGGTGTCAAGGCGTATATGGAAGAATCGGTGCAGGAAGCGAAGCAAAAAGGATATGTTACGACACTCATGCAGCGCCGCCGTTATATCCCTGAGCTGACCAGCCGCAACTTCAACCTGCGGAGCTTTGCGGAACGCACGGCCATGAATACGCCGATTCAGGGCAGCGCCGCCGATATTATTAAAAAAGCCATGATTGATATGGCAGCTGAGCTGAAAGAGAAAAATCTGAAGGCAAGACTGCTGCTGCAGGTGCACGATGAATTGATTTTTGAAGCGCCTAAGGAAGAAATTAAAATATTAGAGAAGCTGGTTCCTGAAGTGATGGAACATGCTTTGGATTTAGACGTGCCGTTAAAGGCGGATTATGCTTCAGGCCCGTCTTGGTACGATGCAAAATAA
- the pnpS gene encoding two-component system histidine kinase PnpS — protein MNKVRVRLFALLVVCIILVFSVLGLFLQQLISSSAKERTADQLKKEAVYIAGLLDTGRIGNKSNDTVIHDAGRTLGINVSVLNEKGDTVYHSGSHADDSAVKEFMSHNKNEAAIQAGSKVIRGTAVKNDTGQTAGYVVVSSEINGGSSITGEMWGMLAASLCTAFIIIVFFYTNMTSRYKKTIDAATKVATELSKGNYDARSYSGYARRSDRLGRAMNSLAVDLMEMTRTQDMQRDRLLTVIENIGSGLILIDGRGFINLVNRSYTKQFHTKPERLLRRLYHDAFEHEEIIRLVEDIFMTETKKCQLLRLPINIERRYFEVDGVPIMGPDDEWKGIVLVFHDMTEIKKLEQIRKDFVANVSHELKTPITSIKGFTETLLDGAMKDDKALSDFLSIILKESERLQSLVQDLLDLSKMEQQNFTMRVESFDAAKILHEIEALLQHKAAEKGISFQLDLPEEPIFVTGDAHRLKQVFLNLANNALTYTPEKGTVGISVNVKETVVDIKVSDTGIGIQKEEIPRIFERFYRVDKDRSRNSGGTGLGLAIVKHLIEAHEGHIEVTSEPGQGTVFTVTLKRPPEA, from the coding sequence ATGAATAAAGTCCGTGTGCGTCTGTTCGCTTTACTCGTTGTATGTATCATATTGGTTTTCAGTGTTCTCGGCCTTTTTCTACAGCAGCTTATTTCTTCATCTGCTAAAGAAAGAACGGCGGATCAGCTAAAAAAGGAAGCGGTATACATAGCGGGCCTTCTTGACACCGGCCGAATCGGCAATAAAAGCAATGACACGGTGATTCACGACGCCGGCCGCACCCTCGGTATAAACGTCTCCGTGCTTAATGAGAAGGGTGACACCGTATATCATTCCGGCAGTCATGCCGATGATTCAGCCGTAAAGGAGTTCATGTCTCACAATAAAAATGAGGCGGCCATACAGGCGGGAAGCAAAGTGATCCGTGGGACTGCCGTGAAAAATGACACCGGGCAAACGGCGGGATATGTAGTCGTTTCTTCGGAGATCAACGGCGGTTCAAGCATCACCGGAGAAATGTGGGGCATGCTGGCGGCAAGTCTTTGTACCGCTTTTATCATTATCGTTTTCTTTTATACAAACATGACGTCCCGTTACAAAAAAACAATCGACGCCGCGACAAAAGTGGCGACGGAGCTGTCCAAAGGGAATTATGACGCCCGCTCCTACAGCGGTTACGCAAGGCGGTCGGACCGTCTCGGGCGTGCGATGAACAGTCTGGCGGTCGATCTGATGGAAATGACGAGAACGCAGGATATGCAGCGCGACCGTCTGTTAACCGTCATTGAAAATATCGGTTCCGGTTTGATTTTAATAGACGGAAGAGGCTTTATTAATCTCGTGAACCGGTCGTACACGAAGCAGTTTCATACAAAGCCTGAACGTCTGCTTCGCCGCCTTTATCATGATGCGTTTGAGCATGAGGAAATCATTCGGCTTGTCGAAGATATATTTATGACGGAGACGAAAAAATGCCAGCTGCTCAGACTGCCCATCAACATTGAACGGCGGTACTTTGAAGTTGACGGCGTTCCGATCATGGGTCCTGATGATGAATGGAAGGGCATCGTTCTCGTCTTTCACGATATGACGGAAATTAAAAAATTGGAGCAGATAAGAAAGGACTTCGTCGCCAATGTCTCCCATGAACTGAAAACGCCGATCACCTCCATTAAAGGCTTTACGGAAACGCTGTTAGACGGGGCAATGAAAGACGATAAGGCGCTTTCAGACTTTCTTTCTATCATTCTGAAAGAAAGTGAACGGCTCCAATCGCTCGTGCAGGATTTATTGGATTTATCCAAAATGGAACAGCAAAACTTTACGATGCGTGTAGAATCCTTTGACGCCGCAAAAATTCTGCATGAAATTGAAGCGCTTTTGCAGCATAAGGCTGCGGAAAAAGGCATCAGCTTTCAGCTCGACCTCCCGGAAGAGCCGATTTTTGTGACGGGTGATGCGCACAGGCTGAAGCAGGTATTTCTGAATTTGGCGAACAATGCTTTAACCTATACCCCTGAAAAAGGGACGGTGGGAATTTCGGTAAACGTGAAAGAAACCGTTGTCGATATCAAAGTGTCCGATACGGGAATCGGCATTCAGAAGGAAGAGATTCCGCGGATATTTGAGAGATTCTACCGTGTGGATAAAGACAGAAGCCGCAACTCTGGCGGAACGGGGCTCGGCCTCGCCATCGTGAAGCACTTAATAGAAGCCCATGAAGGCCATATCGAGGTCACAAGCGAGCCGGGACAGGGGACTGTGTTTACCGTGACGCTGAAGCGGCCGCCGGAAGCGTGA
- a CDS encoding response regulator transcription factor, translating into MNKKILVVDDEQSIVTLLQYNLERSGYDVITASDGEEALEQAEKENPDLIVLDVMLPKVDGIDVCKQLRQQKMMVPILMLTAKDEEFDKVLGLELGADDYMTKPFSPREVTARVKAILRRADISSLSQGREEEKDGKILIGELKILPEHYEAYFKSEQLELTPKEFELLLYLGKHKGRVLTRDLLLSAVWNYDFAGDTRIVDVHISHLRDKIESNTKKPIYIKTIRGLGYKLEEPKMNE; encoded by the coding sequence ATGAACAAAAAAATTTTAGTTGTAGATGATGAACAATCTATCGTTACTCTTTTACAGTATAATCTGGAAAGGTCCGGCTATGATGTCATTACCGCATCAGACGGAGAAGAGGCTCTGGAACAGGCAGAGAAAGAAAATCCGGATTTAATCGTATTGGATGTCATGCTGCCGAAAGTGGACGGAATCGACGTCTGTAAACAGCTCAGACAGCAGAAAATGATGGTTCCGATCTTGATGCTGACAGCAAAAGATGAGGAGTTTGATAAGGTGCTGGGACTTGAGCTCGGAGCGGATGATTACATGACAAAGCCATTCAGTCCGCGGGAAGTCACTGCGCGGGTAAAAGCCATTTTAAGAAGGGCTGACATTTCTTCACTGTCACAAGGCAGAGAAGAGGAAAAGGACGGGAAGATCCTCATCGGCGAGCTGAAAATTCTTCCGGAGCATTACGAAGCGTACTTCAAGTCAGAACAGCTGGAATTGACGCCTAAAGAATTTGAACTGCTTCTGTATTTAGGAAAACACAAGGGAAGAGTGCTGACGAGGGATCTTCTGCTGAGCGCGGTCTGGAACTATGATTTTGCCGGGGATACCCGGATTGTCGACGTTCATATCAGCCATTTGCGCGACAAAATCGAATCAAATACCAAAAAACCCATTTATATTAAAACAATCAGAGGTTTGGGGTATAAACTGGAGGAGCCAAAAATGAATGAATAA
- the mdh gene encoding malate dehydrogenase — protein sequence MGKTRSKVSVIGAGFTGATTAFLTAQKELADVVLVDIPQLENPTKGKALDMLEASPVQGFDAKITGTSNYEDTAGSDIVVITAGIARKPGMSRDDLVSTNEKIMRSVTREIVKYSPDCIIVVLTNPVDAMTYAVYKESGFPKERVIGQSGVLDTARFRTFVAEELNLSVKDVTGFVLGGHGDDMVPLVRYSYAGGIPLETLIPKDRLDAIVERTRKGGGEIVNLLGNGSAYYAPAASLTEMVEAILKDQRRVLPTIAYLEGEYGHEGIYLGVPTIIGGNGLEQIIELELTDYEKAQLSKSVESVKNVMKVLS from the coding sequence GTAAAGTTTCTGTTATCGGAGCAGGATTTACGGGAGCGACAACAGCCTTTCTTACAGCTCAAAAAGAGCTTGCGGATGTTGTGCTCGTTGATATTCCGCAATTAGAAAACCCGACAAAAGGAAAAGCGCTTGACATGCTCGAAGCAAGTCCGGTTCAAGGATTTGACGCGAAAATCACAGGTACGTCCAACTACGAGGACACAGCCGGTTCTGATATCGTCGTTATCACTGCCGGAATTGCCAGAAAACCAGGCATGAGCCGTGATGATCTCGTATCTACAAACGAAAAAATCATGAGAAGCGTCACACGTGAAATCGTGAAATATTCTCCTGACTGCATCATCGTTGTATTAACAAACCCTGTTGATGCGATGACATATGCGGTGTACAAAGAATCAGGCTTCCCGAAAGAGCGCGTCATCGGCCAATCCGGAGTGCTTGACACTGCGCGATTCAGAACGTTCGTCGCTGAAGAATTAAACCTGTCAGTAAAAGATGTGACCGGCTTTGTTCTTGGCGGACACGGTGACGACATGGTTCCGCTCGTCCGTTATTCCTATGCGGGCGGCATTCCGCTTGAAACGCTTATCCCGAAAGACCGTCTTGATGCGATTGTAGAACGCACAAGAAAAGGCGGCGGGGAAATCGTCAACCTTCTCGGAAACGGAAGCGCCTACTACGCGCCTGCTGCATCACTGACTGAAATGGTAGAAGCCATTTTGAAAGATCAGCGCCGCGTGCTTCCGACCATCGCTTACTTAGAAGGCGAATACGGTCATGAAGGCATTTACTTAGGCGTACCGACGATTATCGGAGGAAACGGCCTAGAGCAAATCATCGAGCTTGAACTGACAGACTATGAAAAAGCGCAGCTGAGTAAATCAGTTGAATCTGTCAAAAACGTGATGAAAGTATTGTCATAA